GTGATTATGCGCAATCTAGCAGCTGAGATGTATTTGGAATTATTGAAGAAAACGATTCTATTCGAAATCTGGCTGGAGCATGAGCCAGGCGCCACGAAGGAGAACCGCCTTCAAGGCCTCGATTGGCCCATTATTGCACATAGCATGATCGGCCGGATCCGGATGAACAACCTCCATATGTTAATGAATGACGTCATCGCCAACAACGTTCAGGGAGACTTTATTGAAACAGGCGTATGGCGCGGCGGAGCATGTATCTTTATGGCGGGCTATTTGAAAGCGCATGGCGTAAGGAAGCGTAAGGTCCTTGTAGCCGATTCCTTCGAAGGGCTGCCGAAGCCGGACCCGCAATATCCGATCGACGCAACCTCCAAATTCCACGAGCAGGACTTTCTGCGCGTTTCCTTGCCGGAAGTGCAGGGGAATTTTAAGAAATATGATTTGCTGGACGACAGCGTTGTCTTCCTGAAGGGCTGGTTCAAGGACACGCTTCCTACGGCGCCAACGGAGAAAATCGCGATTGCCCGCCTCGACGGCGACATGTACTCCTCTACGATGGACGCGCTGAACAATCTGTATCCAAAAGTATCCTTAGGCGGCTATGTCATCATTGACGACTACTCCATCGGCTATTGCGCCGCAGCCGTACATGATTTCCGCGCTGCTCATAACATCACGGACCCGCTCGTGACTATCGATATTACAGGCGTGTATTGGAAAAAGACGAAGTAAGCTTGAAGAGATAAGAAGGAGCAACCGGTGGTTGCTCCTTTGACGATGCCGCACATCGTTAAGCCTTCCATCAACACTCGTTCGACGACGAAGCAACGAGGCCTACGTTGGATTCACTACAGCGTAAAGGCCCATTTTACCGGGTTCGCGTGCCTACGTTGGATTGCATACAGCAAAATGGGCTGAAATCCA
This region of Paenibacillus sp. JDR-2 genomic DNA includes:
- a CDS encoding TylF/MycF family methyltransferase; translation: MRNLAAEMYLELLKKTILFEIWLEHEPGATKENRLQGLDWPIIAHSMIGRIRMNNLHMLMNDVIANNVQGDFIETGVWRGGACIFMAGYLKAHGVRKRKVLVADSFEGLPKPDPQYPIDATSKFHEQDFLRVSLPEVQGNFKKYDLLDDSVVFLKGWFKDTLPTAPTEKIAIARLDGDMYSSTMDALNNLYPKVSLGGYVIIDDYSIGYCAAAVHDFRAAHNITDPLVTIDITGVYWKKTK